A genomic segment from Aspergillus puulaauensis MK2 DNA, chromosome 1, nearly complete sequence encodes:
- a CDS encoding uncharacterized protein (CAZy:GT2_Chitin_synth;~COG:M;~EggNog:ENOG410Q28A;~InterPro:IPR029044,IPR004835,IPR004834,IPR013616;~PFAM:PF01644,PF08407,PF13632;~TransMembrane:8 (o500-519i531-554o588-606i618-642o662-688i700-718o798-818i839-860o);~go_function: GO:0004100 - chitin synthase activity [Evidence IEA];~go_function: GO:0016758 - transferase activity, transferring hexosyl groups [Evidence IEA];~go_process: GO:0006031 - chitin biosynthetic process [Evidence IEA]): MNSRPPSFPNGTPYDSESSRCHPGHEQHSYYPEVSEEQEISLLQRSGCSHDSTPFVDSVAESDSQQRYRLHDPGPLVFGSSEDEPVQSSGKKTRAGLARYGTRKINLVKGTVLSVDYPVPSAIQNAIQPEYRDAEDAFPEEFTHLRYTAATCDPDEFTLRNGYNLRPAIYNRHTELLVAVTYYNEDKVLTSRTLHGVMQNIRDIVNLKRSEFWNKGGPAWQKIVVCLIFDGIEPCDKNTLDVLATIGIYQDGIMKKDVDGRETVAHVFEYTTQLSVTAAQQLVRPHGNESSNLPPVQFIFCLKQKNSKKINSHRWLLNAFSRILNPEVIVLLDAGTKPGPKSLLSLWEAFYNDKTLGGACGEIHAMLGSGWRKVINPLVAAQNFEYKISNILDKPLESAFGYVSVLPGAFSAYRYRAIMGRPLEQYFHGDHTLSKRLGKKGIEGMNIFKKNMFLAEDRILCFELVAKAGFKWHLSYVKAAKGETDVPEGAAEFVSQRRRWLNGSFAASLYAMIHFGRIYRSGHGIVRLCFLHIQMLYNLCQLIMTWFSLASYWLTSSVIMDLVGTPSSHNKEKGWPWGNEASPIVNTFVKYGYLWVLMLQFMLALGNRPKGVVIPYTFSFLYFSLVQLYVLVLSFYLVVNVFTGGMLDFNFDDGVAAFIKSFFSSSGGGIVLIALASTYGIYITASILYLDPWHILTSSWAYFLGMTTGINVLMVYAFCNWHDVSWGTKGSDKADVLPSVTTQKDDNSRKNFIEEIDKPQADIDSQFEVTVKRALAPWAELEEHEGKTLDDSYKNFRTGLVCLWVFSNLLLALMITATGVDKMCLTNTSTTRTTGYFQAILWITAGLSLFRFTGSLYFLGRSGILCCVSRR; this comes from the exons ATGAATAGCAGGCCCCCCAGCTTTCCTAACGGCACACCGTACGACAGCGAGAGCAGCCGCTGCCACCCCGGCCACGAG caacactCCTACTACCCGGAAGTATCGGAGGAGCAAGAGATTTCGCTCCTGCAGCGGAGCGGCTGTAGCCATGACAGCACGCCGTTTGTCGATTCCGTCGCTGAATCGGATTCACAGCAGCGATATAGGCTGCATGATCCCGGTCCATTGGTCTTCGGCTCCTCGGAAGACGAACCAGTCCAGTCGAGTGGAAAGAAGACTCGCGCGGGGCTGGCTCGGTACGGGACGAGAAAGATTAACCTGGTGAAGGGAACTGTGCTGAGTGTCGATTATCCGGTTCCAAGCGCGATTCAGAACGCGATTCAGCCCGAGTATCGTGATGCCGAGGACGCGTTCCCAGAGGAATTTACACACTTGCGAT ATACGGCGGCGACATGCGACCCCGACGAGTTCACTCTGCGCAATGGATACAATCTTCGGCCTGCTATCTATAATCGTCATACCGAGTTGCTTGTTGCGGTAACCTACTATAACGAAGACAAGGTCCTGACGTCGCGTACTCTGCACGGAGTAATGCAGAATATTCGGGATATTGTTAACCTGAAAAGATCCGAGTTCTGGAATAAGGGAGGCCCAGCGTGGCAGAAGAttgttgtttgtttgatCTTCGACGGCATTGAGCCCTGCGATAAGAACACCCTGGACGTGCTGGCCACAATTGGCATCTACCAAGACGGTATCATGAAGAAGGATGTAGACGGCCGGGAGACTGTCGCGCATGTG TTCGAATACACAACCCAATTGTCGGTCACTGCTGCTCAACAATTAGTGCGGCCTCACGGTAACGAATCAAGCAACCTCCCGCCGGTACAGTTTATATTTTGTCTGAAGCAGAAGAACAGCAAAAAGATCAACTCGCATCGATGGCTTCTCAACGCCTTTAGCCGAATACTAAATCCCGAAGTCATTGTCCTTCTAGACGCAGGCACGAAGCCTGGCCCGAAGTCCCTGCTATCGCTATGGGAGGCCTTCTATAATGACAAAACACTTGGTGGAGCATGCGGCGAGATCCATGCAATGCTTGGCTCGGGCTGGCGCAAGGTTATAAACCCCCTTGTTGCTGCCCAGAACTTTGAATATAAGATCTCCAATATCCTGGACAAGCCATTGGAGAGTGCTTTTGGCTATGTCAGTGTCCTTCCTGGTGCTTTCTCTGCTTACCGGTACCGGGCTATCATGGGCCGTCCCTTAGAGCAGTACTTTCATGGCGACCACACGTTATCGAAACGCCTTGGGAAAAAAGGAATTGAAGGCATGAATATCTTCAAAAAGAACATGTTTTTGGCTGAGGACCGCATCTTGTGCTTCGAACTAGTAGCCAAGGCCGGGTTCAAGTGGCATTTGAGCTATGTCAAGGCAGCAAAGGGTGAGACTGATGTCCCTGAGGGAGCGGCCGAGTTCGTCAGTCAACGTCGACGCTGGCTGAATGGGTCGTTTGCGGCGAGCTTGTACGCGATGATCCATTTTGGGCGTATTTATCGCAGCGGCCATGGCATCGTTCGATTGTGTTTCTTGCATATTCAGATGCTTTATAATCTCTGCCAGCTCATCATGACCTGGTTTTCTCTCG CGTCATACTGGCTGACAAGCTCGGTCATTATGGACCTGGTTGGCACCCCAAGCAGCCACAACAAGGAAAAAGGCTGGCCTTGGGGTAATGAAGCATCCCCGATAGTCAATACCTTTGTTAAATACGGTTATCTCTGGGTGCTGATGCTCCAGTTCATGCTAGCACTTGGTAACCGACCGAAAGG GGTTGTCATCCCATACACgttctccttcctctacTTCTCACTCGTGCAGCTCTAtgttctcgtcctctcctTCTACCTAGTCGTGAATGTCTTCACTGGCGGTATGCTAGATTTCAATTTCGATGATGGTGTCGCCGCCTTCATAAagtccttcttcagctcctctgGTGGTGGTATCGTGCTCATTGCGCTAGCATCAACATACGGTATCTACATAACTGCGAGTATTCTCTACCTTGACCCTTGGCACATCCTAACCAGCTCATGGGCATACTTCCTTGGCATGACAACAGGCATCAATGTGCTCATGGTCTACGCGTTCTGCAATTGGCATGATGTCTCCTGGGGCACAAAGGGATCTGACAAAGCAGATGTCTTACCGTCTGTAACGACTCAAAAAGATGACAACAGCAGGAAGAACTTTATTGAAGAGATTGACAAACCGCAAGCCGATATTGACAGCCAGTTTGAGGTTACCGTGAAACGCGCCTTAGCGCCATGGGCTGAACTCGAAGAGCATGAGGGCAAAACATTAGACGACTCATATAAAAACTTCCGAACTGGGTTGGTGTGTCTTTGGGTCTTTAGTAACTTGCTCCTGGCGTTGATGATTACCGCTACTGGTGTGGATAAGATGTGTTTGACGAATACATCGACCACCAGGACGACAGGCTACTTCCAGGCCATCTTGTGGATTACAGCAGGATTGTCACTGTTTCGGTTCACTGGGTCGTTGTACTTCCTCGGGCGATCGGGAATTCTCTGTTGTGTGTCCCGGCGCTga
- a CDS encoding Zn(II)2Cys6 transcription factor (COG:K;~EggNog:ENOG410PHUC;~InterPro:IPR036864,IPR021858,IPR001138;~PFAM:PF00172,PF11951;~go_function: GO:0000981 - DNA-binding transcription factor activity, RNA polymerase II-specific [Evidence IEA];~go_function: GO:0008270 - zinc ion binding [Evidence IEA];~go_process: GO:0006355 - regulation of transcription, DNA-templated [Evidence IEA]): protein MGSNRSHTRSRTGCLTCRRRRKKCDERKPSCCNCERNNLECDGYQAPVKWISHAPTTGMTHSKRASEPDEAVSPIIAAGDDSETIDPPTMALDSARAGESGCRSRGTQSQEPLVNCRGLPRLRLRSSLSRSPQPSISSSPVSSVAPAFPFLINGIRTADDKRLLHHFTHMLSPKLVLHSEPARNPFNLIVLPMALHDQDDWGLFDLLLSFAASHLVRLLLKESGHQPTDETRRLQKIKWTRYGHGIRRHAKNLSSILNRGGSSPENTVPSDDDNQINYALATTMLLCQWSTCEGGDQSPWRIHLNASRELVRRKVEGWHGASGPLSEASQMLLEWFFFHDVISMVTFPSRSFYIDLQSGTVETVGNSSPSDTLPTIFNRRPVSEILWIGPNDGLLEILERILALRQGQVSIPEGTHDEHSLDTSLQLETSRTTPTRRSSDAHSSSGRAGGFTASRRMSNVLRDQSDKGFDVEQFFQVLAIEDALRAWCFNYLNRQQLAVGASYQCAAYIMLYFTLYQTYPSDDSNVRNWVESLMQHLGAISETDNAQTCALFPLFICGVTVKNPQDREFVIEKVQAYSRWSGMGYIDDVVRFLMDWWQEQDRLDAASSAHPLPTFADADPGQSTPSWWAWQSFMRRRELQLILI from the coding sequence ATGGGCTCGAATCGGTCCCATACTCGCTCCCGCACAGGCTGCCTGACCTGCCGGCGGCGCCGCAAGAAGTGCGATGAACGCAAACCGAGCTGTTGCAACTGTGAGCGGAACAATCTAGAGTGCGACGGATACCAGGCCCCTGTGAAGTGGATATCTCACGCACCTACTACTGGCATGACACATAGCAAGCGCGCTAGCGAGCCGGATGAGGCCGTGTCCCCTATTATTGCTGCTGGCGACGACTCGGAGACGATAGATCCTCCCACGATGGCACTGGACTCTGCTCGGGCGGGGGAGAGTGGCTGCCGATCGCGTGGCACTCAATCCCAAGAACCTCTGGTAAATTGCAGAGGACTTCCGCGGTTACGCCTTCGCTCCAGTCTATCGCGCAGTCCCCAGCCTTCGATTTCATCAAGCCCTGTCTCCTCCGTGGCGCCGGCCTTCCCCTTTCTCATCAATGGGATCCGGACCGCTGACGACAAACGCCTCTTGCACCATTTCACTCATATGCTATCCCCCAAGCTTGTCCTCCATTCCGAACCAGCCAGAAATCCGTTTAATCTCATTGTGCTACCCATGGCACTACATGACCAAGATGATTGGGGTCTCTTTGATCTTTTGCTCAGTTTTGCGGCAAGCCACCTTGTCAGGCTCCTGCTCAAGGAATCAGGCCACCAGCCCACCGACGAAACTCGGCGTCTTCAGAAGATCAAGTGGACTCGCTACGGGCACGGTATTAGGCGACATGCAAAGAACCTTTCTTCGATTTTGAACCGTGGCGGGAGCTCGCCGGAGAACACCGTACCCAGTGACGACGACAACCAAATCAACTATGCCCTGGCCACCACAATGCTTCTATGCCAGTGGAGTACgtgcgaaggaggagatcaATCACCCTGGAGGATTCACTTGAACGCCAGCCGGGAGCTTGTGCGCAGGAAGGTAGAAGGCTGGCACGGTGCCTCTGGGCCTCTGTCGGAGGCCAGCCAGATGCTGCTGGAGTGGTTTTTCTTCCACGATGTCATCTCGATGGTCACCTTCCCTAGTCGTTCATTCTATATCGACTTACAAAGTGGAACTGTAGAGACTGTTGGTAACTCCAGTCCGTCAGACACCTTGCCTACCATATTTAATAGGCGGCCGGTTTCTGAAATACTCTGGATTGGTCCTAACGATGGACTCCTTGAGATCTTAGAGCGTATTCTAGCCCTTCGACAAGGCCAGGTTTCAATACCTGAGGGCACCCATGACGAACATTCCTTGGATACGTCCCTCCAGCTAGAGACGTCACGGACAACACCTACGCGTAGGTCGTCGGACgctcattcttcttctggcaggGCAGGTGGTTTTACTGCATCCAGAAGGATGTCTAATGTACTCCGTGACCAGTCCGACAAAGGGTTTGACGTAGAGCAGTTCTTCCAGGTCCTCGCGATTGAAGATGCTCTACGAGCCTGGTGTTTCAACTATCTCAACCGCCAGCAATTGGCTGTAGGTGCTAGCTACCAATGTGCTGCCTACATTATGCTATACTTTACCCTCTATCAAACATACCCCTCGGACGACTCTAACGTGCGAAATTGGGTTGAGTCGCTCATGCAGCACCTTGGTGCTATCTCAGAAACAGATAATGCCCAAACCTGTGCGCTCTTCCCCTTGTTCATCTGCGGTGTCACCGTGAAGAATCCGCAGGATCGCGAATTCGTCATTGAAAAGGTCCAAGCATACAGCCGCTGGTCGGGCATGGGCTATATTGACGACGTGGTCAGATTTCTGATGGACTGGTGGCAGGAGCAAGATCGTCTAGATGCCGCCTCGTCAGCTCATCCTTTGCCAACCTTTGCCGATGCAGATCCTGGCCAATCCACGCCGAGCTGGTGGGCGTGGCAGTCTTTCATGAGACGGAGGGAACTGCAGCTTATCTTAATCTGA
- a CDS encoding heme-dependent oxidative N-demethylase family protein (COG:S;~EggNog:ENOG410PW1I;~InterPro:IPR021848;~PFAM:PF11927;~TransMembrane:1 (o17-36i)), with translation MDAFASQAITHGLSGPAVVRFAIAAIIVGLIAYVCFMKGPGLVDIPFTTPIPRPAEAFALDATNPKLYRPFRHGVYHVTMGIRRLHWDSWIEMDSNFLSYHDLKGSELNRDLHGHVKYVDNATTKAACFEVYEELAQFLKHRYPTVFKLKDNQLFNTATGEIFRYPASTPTEALATAGKLVQDDLILMVENDDGQYHLDAACVCLPGFWRLKEKFRMSLDTLHIEAGVPHYEAKLQKAMNKFFKSMAPETPVTRNNYFIQLDDGLHWSHRMGEQTGDAVASWATANGDNLTINDLHFRSERQTLRRLPRSKVLLFTVRTYFEPVTVIAQEPHVPGRLAESIRSWDETVSRYKGRDKWEHILLPYLDEQHKRQAENGLLDQCEEGEFPF, from the exons ATGGATGCTTTTGCCAGTCAAGCAATTACGCATGGGCTAAGCGGTCCAGCCGTTGTCCGATTTGCTATTGCTGCGATTATCGTTGGCCTCATAGCATACGTCTGTTTCATGAAAGGACCTG GACTGGTAGATATCCCCTTCACCACACCCATTCCGAGGCCAGCAGAGGCGTTCGCATTAGACGCAACCAACCCAAAGCTATATAGGCCATTCCGCCATGGAGTCTATCATGTTACTATGGGCATTCGACGACTGCACTGGGACAGTTGGATTGAAATGGACAGCAACTTCCTTAGTTATCACGACTTAAAGGGGTCGGAGCTTAACAGGGATCTCCATGGGCATGTTAAATATGTTGACAATGCCACAACAAAGGCGGCCTGTTTCGAAGTCTACGAGGAGCTTGCCCAGTTTTTGAAGCACCGGTATCCAACTGTGTTCAAGTTGAAGGACAATCAACTATTCAACACAGCGACTGGAGAAATATTCCGGTATCCTGCTT CAACCCCTACAGAGGCCCTGGCCACGGCTGGAAAGCTGGTGCAGGATGACCTTATCCTGATGGTTGAGAACGACG ATGGTCAGTACCACCTCGATGCGGCCTGTGTCTGTCTCCCTGGGTTCTGGCGTTTGAAAGAGAAATTCCGGATGTCCCTGGACACACTCCATATCGAAGCCGGTGTTCCACACTACGAGGCAAAACTACAGAAAGCCATGAACAAGTTTTTCAAGTCTATGGCGCCTGAAACCCCGGTGACGAGAAACAAC TATTTTATTCAGCTAGACGACGGGCTGCATTGGTCTCATCGGATGGGAGAGCAAACTGGTGACGCCGTTGCTT CATGGGCGACAGCAAACGGCGATAACTTGACCATCAATGACCTCCATTTCCGATCCGAGCGGCAGAcacttcgtcgtcttccccGTTCCAAAGTCCTACTTTTCACGGTTCGAACTTATTTTGAACCAGTTACGGTGATCGCCCAAGAGCCCCATGTCCCAGGCCGTTTGGCGGAATCGATTAGAAGTTGGGATGAGACAGTGTCGCGATACAAGGGCAGAGATAAGTGGGAACATATCCTTCTGCCGTATCTCGATGAGCAACACAAAAGGCAAGCTGAGAATGGCTTGCTGGATCAGTGCGAAGAAGGGGAATTCCCCTTCTGA
- a CDS encoding uncharacterized protein (COG:C;~EggNog:ENOG410PJ9J;~InterPro:IPR015590,IPR029510,IPR016161,IPR016162, IPR016163;~PFAM:PF00171;~go_function: GO:0016491 - oxidoreductase activity [Evidence IEA];~go_function: GO:0016620 - oxidoreductase activity, acting on the aldehyde or oxo group of donors, NAD or NADP as acceptor [Evidence IEA];~go_process: GO:0055114 - oxidation-reduction process [Evidence IEA]), with protein sequence MADTIQLTAPNGLKYGQPTGLFINNRFVPSKSGKKLSSINPATGDVITEVFAAGVEDIDAAVAAARDAFNNPQWRDMDAASRGKLLLKLSELADRDAHILATIDTWDLGKPYAATSTEDVPEMISVFQYYGGWADKNFGQTIETNPAKLAFTRHEPIGVCGQIIPWNFPVMMAAWKLGPALATGNTVVLKAAEQTPLSALYLAQLIKEAGFPAGVVNIVNGLGREAGAAIVEHPGVDKVAFTGSTATGRQIMKSSSVSLKNVTLETGGKSPLIVFDDANFEQAVKWSCAGIMGGMGQVCTATSRVYVQEGIYQKFLEAFLQEIKSSTVIGDPFDEATTHGPQVSQAQFDRILQFIEGAKRDGAKQATGGGRSGTRGFFIEPTVFQDVPNSMAISREEVFGPCVTIAPFKTEEEAIEKANDTTYGLAAAVFSENIRKSHRVANRLQAGTVWINSSQDSHFGIPFGGYKQSGIGRELGAYALSSYTQVKAVHVNLGLDL encoded by the exons ATGGCGGACACAATACAATTGACCGCCCCAAACGGGCTCAAGTACGGGCAACCTACAG GCCTCTTTATCAACAACAGGTTCGTACCAAGCAAGTCGGGGAAGAAGCTATCCTCGATCAACCCTGCGACTGGCGATGTGATTACCGAAGTCTTCGCGGCCGGcgttgaggatatcgacgcAGCGGTGGCCGCGGCGCGCGATGCGTTCAACAACCCACAGTGGAGGGACATGGATGCAGCTTCACGGGGAAAGCTTCTTCTCAAGCTGTCTGAGCTGGCTGACCGAGACGCTCATATACTGGCCACCATCGACACCTGGGACCTGGGGAAGCCCTATGCTGCTACGTCAACTGAGGATGTCCCTGAGATGATCTCGGTGTTCCAGTACTATGGTGGCTGGGCAGACAAGAACTTTGGCCAGACAATCGAGACCAACCCGGCCAAGCTGGCCTTTACTCGCCATGAACCTATTG GCGTGTGCGGGCAGATCATCCCATGGAATTTCCCAGTTATG ATGGCGGCCTGGAAACTAGGCCCAGCTTTGGCAACAGGCAACACAGTTGTTCTAAAAGCCGCTGAACAAACCCCCCTCTCCGCGCTATACCTGGCACAACTTATCAAGGAGGCTGGATTTCCCGCTGGTGTTGTCAACATTGTCAATGGTCTTGGTCGTGAGGCGGGAGCAGCAATTGTCGAGCACCCGGGAGTTGATAAGGTGGCTTTCACAGGCTCAACAGCGACTGGACGTCAAATCATGAAATCCAGCTCAGTATCTTTAAAGAATGTGACGCTCGAGACTGGAGGCAAGAGTCCTCTTATTGTTTTCGATGATGCAAACTTCGAACAAGCTGTAAAGTGGTCTTGTGCCGGTATCATGGGCGGCATGGGTCAGGTATGCACTGCAACCTCTCGCGTTTACGTCCAGGAAGGGATCTATCAGAAGTTCCTGGAGGCCTTCCTTCAagaaatcaaatcatccACAGTGATCGGGGATCCCTTTGATGAAGCGACCACTCACGGACCTCAAGTGTCCCAGGCTCAATTTGACAGAATCCTACAGTTTATCGAGGGAGCGAAGAGAGACGGTGCTAAGCAAGCAACTGGTGGAGGCCGCAGTGGCACCAGAGGTTTCTTCATCGAGCCAACTGTATTCCAAGATGTCCCCAACTCTATGGCTATCTCGCGGGAGGAAGTATTCGGTCCTTGTGTTACAATTGCCCCTTTCAagactgaggaagaggccatTGAGAAGGCAAATGACACCACATATGGCCTGGCAGCTGCTGTTTTCTCCGAGAATATCAGAAAGAGCCACCGTGTTGCCAATCGCCTCCAAGCTGGAACCGTCTGG ATAAACAGCTCCCAAGACTCTCACTTTGGGATTCCGTTTGGTGGATACAAGCAATCTGGTATTGGCCGCGAGCTGGGTGCGTATGCGCTCTCGTCTTATACGCAGGTCAAGGCAGTTCATG TAAACTTGGGTCTTGACCTTTGA
- a CDS encoding uncharacterized protein (COG:J;~EggNog:ENOG410PXCX;~InterPro:IPR006175,IPR035959;~PFAM:PF01042), translating to MASLNYSVYKEVEDQSHDLYYSQAVIVGNIVKTSGQGGWDSTGNIPTDVEKQVELAFENVSKALRAANSGLSWDNVYAVRTLHTDIEKSADFVIAGFKKHMPKHRPIWTCVQIEKLGVEGMQVEIEVEAIL from the coding sequence ATGGCTTCACTTAATTATTCGGTCTacaaggaagtcgaggacCAGTCCCACGACCTCTATTATTCTCAAGCTGTTATAGTCGGAAACATTGTCAAGACTTCGGGCCAAGGTGGTTGGGATTCCACCGGCAACATTCCGACCGACGTCGAGAAGCAAGTTGAACTGGCCTTCGAAAACGTTTCCAAGGCCTTACGCGCCGCAAACTCTGGTCTGTCATGGGACAACGTCTACGCGGTTCGTACTCTGCACACCGATATCGAAAAGTCTGCCGACTTCGTGATTGCCGGATTCAAGAAGCACATGCCCAAGCACCGGCCCATCTGGACGTGTGTCCAGATCGAGAAattgggggtggagggaaTGCAAGTTGAGATTGAAGTGGAAGCCATTCTGTGA
- a CDS encoding uncharacterized protein (COG:E;~EggNog:ENOG410PHFY;~InterPro:IPR002293;~PFAM:PF00324,PF13520;~TransMembrane:11 (i43-65o71-91i121-145o165-182i194-215o235-255i276-299o319-344i378-396o402-423i443-468o);~go_component: GO:0016020 - membrane [Evidence IEA];~go_function: GO:0022857 - transmembrane transporter activity [Evidence IEA];~go_process: GO:0055085 - transmembrane transport [Evidence IEA]): MSITEKREPPPLDRIESANVGSVRDAGLGYEAQLQPNRRMSTILFLSLSITAVPYGLGSSLLNAVYGGGPLAIFVGLLVVLVLDCCLALSLSELASRYPASSGVYYWSYRLMKLERSKRRFLSFTTGWLWLIGHWTITLSVNFGFVSMLMATVAIYEPTWEPSPWQVLLIFWLTCLLTFAICSTCNSLLPLVDTVAATFVLITTLAIAIAVSATAKAGRHSASYALGHFDPSLSGWGNFGFFIGLLPPAYTFSALGMATSMAEECTDPEIQLAQAISLVPGIGGLICLLFVLPICFTLPPVGDIIAETVYNQPLPTILLAVTGSNAVTMFLMVLVLIVTLFCAISITTTASRCTWAFSRDNALPLSAWWSRTIYGQPLAALGLVTVVEMLLGIIYIGSSSAFTAFASVGVIALAASYGVPLAISIFTGRQEVNKARWKLPHHLGLAVNSVALAWILFQVVLFCMPVSIPVTPASMSYAAVVFYSQAHPNQVR, encoded by the exons ATGTCGATCACCGAGAAGAGGGAACCCCCCCCCCTGGACCGCATCGAGTCTGCTAATGTTGGTAGCGTCAGGGATGCAGGACTTGGGTATGAAGCCCAACTGCAGCCGAATCGACGAATGTCCACgattctcttcctttccttgtCAATCACAGCAGTCCCCTATGGCCTTGGCAGCTCTCTACTGAACGCCGTATATGGAGGTGGTCCACTGGCAATCTTCGTGGGGCTTCTAGTAGTGTTGGTGCTCGATTGTTGTCTGGCATTGTCATTATCAGAACTCGCGTCGAGATATCCCGCCTCATCTGGTGTTTACTACTGGTCATACAGACTGATGAAGCTCGAGCGGAGTAAACGACGATTCCTATCTTTTACAACAGGCTGGCTCTGGTTGATAGGCCACTGGACCATCACATTATCCGTCAATTTCGGCTTCGTTTCCATGTTGATGGCGACTGTGGCAATCTATGAACCAACATGGGAGCCATCACCTTGGCAGGTCCTTTTGATATTCTGGCTAACATGCCTTCTAACGTTTGCGATATGCTCGACATGCAATTCCCTGCTTCCGCTGGTCGATACCGTCGCAGCCACGTTTGTCTTGATCACCACACTGGCCATCGCAATAGCTGTTTCTGCCACTGCAAAAGCCGGGAGACATTCTGCATCCTACGCACTCGGTCATTTCGATCCGAGCCTGTCTGGCTGGGGCAATTTCGGATTCTTTATCGGCCTGCTGCCTCCTGCGTATACGTTCTCGGCGCTCGGCATGGCCACATCTATGGCGGAGGAGTGTACCGATCCAGAAATCCAGCTTGCCCAAGCCATTAGTCTAGTTCCAGGGATTGGCGGGCTGATATGTCTGCTATTCGTCCTGCCCATATGTTTCACCCTTCCACCAGTGGGAGATATCATTGCTGAAACCGTCTACAACCAGCCGCTTCCCACTATTCTGCTCGCCGTCACAGGTTCAAATGCCGTGACCATGTTCTTGATGGTTCTAGTCCTTATTGTTACTCTTTTCTGTGCAATCAGTATCACCACGACCGCGTCCCGATGCACCTGGGCCTTTTCACGGGACAATGCCCTTCCCTTGTCCGCATGGTGGTCTCGGACAATCTACGGTCAACCGCTCGCTGCACTAGGGCTAGTGACAGTTGTGGAAATGCTACTGGGAATTATATACATTGGAAGCAGCAGTGCCTTCACAGCATTTGCATCCGTTGGTGTCATTGCTCTTGCAGCTTCCTACGGTGTCCCGCTAGCTATTAGTATCTTCACCGGGCGCCAGGAGGTCAATAAAGCTCGCTGGAAATTGCCACATCATCTTGGCCTGGCCGTTAATTCGGTCGCCCTGGCTTGGATTCTGTTCCAGGTTGTTCTATTTTGTATGCCAGTCAGTATTCCGGTGACCCCAGCCTCTATGAGCTATGCTGCTGTGGTGTTT TATTCACAGGCCCACCCGAACCAGGTGCGTTAG